The Panicum virgatum strain AP13 chromosome 5K, P.virgatum_v5, whole genome shotgun sequence genome has a window encoding:
- the LOC120709021 gene encoding snRNA-activating protein complex subunit-like: MAAAGEGGESSAAGERQSVSFARGGPLFVPFMVGPISNASGFMHSALQELQSLEDELGDPGNEFDDELCVDELRVLSEEELVERALQEAMEEDLDSGAPPQPEEQTFDEGMSANPTPRNETLASSPLAERENSRLPGEDTAAISGEPESTNGKLRGKKAKTRSRKGKTGTITLDSSVERESQGSPSDMAIVPYEPEGSEGNGTTTSDPSARNGISESLVDGLSIVPLDLEGINGQTACEKGKKRGRHFDREVRAKILQGSYLTKADKWVEIKAKQDEDKFATRLHSFSGDSMKSKGSKTSSEKIEMATSLKLVGAPWKNKSLRSDEHRPVVHPEVILCVEIYQKKYGSVKSQELLVLGSQFLTDLRDNICCLTDKLMNVAGQHDHSGYFLIEDTFYNDMRHRSATDYSKPILDWLQNSSDEAAEKWDAITSGVLKKRQKDLLRGLNISNVPEFKSERMQTTRFSDLQFRPGAGYLYCHQGSCKHTIVIRDMRLIHQEDSQNQADYPLQTFQLQKRLQKCSVCQIYPATKMTVDDKWALNNPCYFCIKCYYLLHYKEDNTLLYQHTVYDFIQE, from the exons ATGGCggccgccggagagggaggcgagagctccgccgccggcgagcggcagAGCGTGTCCTTCGCTCGGGGTGGCCCATTGTTCGTTCCCTTCATGGTGGGACCCATCTCCAATGCCTCAGGGTTCATGCACTCCGCCCTCCAGGAGCTCCAG TCCTTGGAAGATGAATTGGGAGACCCTGGCAACGAATTCGACGATGAACTTTG tgTCGATGAGCTGAGGGTGCTCtccgaggaggagctggtggaaCGCGCCCTCCAGGAGGCTATGGAG GAGGACTTGGATTCGGGCGCTCCACCACAACCAGAGGAGCAAACGTTTGATGAAGG GATGTCAGCGAATCCAACCCCCAGAAATGAGACCCTCGCATCGAGCCCATTAGCTGAAAGAGAGAACTCTAGATTGCCTGGTGAGGATACAGCTGCAATATCAGGTGAACCTGAAAGCACCAATGGTAAACTCAGAGGCAAAAAGGCGAAAACCAGATCCAGGAAGGGGAAAACTGGAACCATCACATTAGATTCGTCAGTTGAAAGAGAGAGCCAAGGATCACCTAGTGATATGGCAATTGTACCATATGAACCAGAAGGCAGTGAGGGAAATGGAACAACCACTTCAGATCCATCTGCTCGGAACGGTATCTCTGAATCACTTGTTGATGGTTTGTCAATTGTTCCACTTGATCTAGAGGGAATTAATGGACAAACAGCATGTGAAAAGGGCAAAAAGAGAGGCAGACATTTTGATAGAGAGGTTCGAGCGAAGATTTTACAA GGAAGCTATCTTACTAAGGCAGACAAGTGGGTAGAAATCAAGGCCAAGCAAGACGAAGACAAATTTGCAACAAGGCTGCACTCTTTCAG TGGCGATTCTATGAAGTCTAAAGGTTCCAAAACATCATCTGAGAAAATCGAAATGGCGACATCCCTTAAATTAGTCGGCGCTCCTTGGAAG AACAAATCTTTAAGATCTGACGAGCACAGGCCTGTGGTTCATCCAGAAGTAATTCTTTGTGTTGAAATTTATCAGAAGAAATATGGATCTGTGAAG TCCCAGGAACTTCTTGTGTTGGGAAGCCAGTTCCTTACTGATCTAAGGGATAACATTTGTTGTTTGACTGATAAGCTGATGAATGTGGCTGGACAACATGATCATTCTGGATATTTCCTTATTGAG GACACGTTCTACAATGACATGAGACATCGTTCTGCCACTGATTACAGTAAACCCATACTAGATTGGCTTCAGAATTCCAGTGATGAGGCTGCAGAGAAGTGGGATGCCATAACATCTGGTGTTTTGAAGAAACGGCAGAAGGATCTACTGAGGGGTTTGAATATTTCCAATGTGCCTGAATTTAAATCTGAAAGAATGCAAACAACTCGTTTCTCTGACCTGCAGTTCAGGCCTGGTGCTGGGTACCTCTACTGCCATCAG GGGAGCTGCAAGCATACGATCGTGATAAGGGACATGAGGTTGATCCACCAGGAGGACTCGCAGAACCAAGCAGACTACCCTCTCCAGACGTTCCAGTTGCAGAAGCGCCTGCAGAAGTGCTCGGTGTGCCAGATCTACCCTGCCACCAAGATGACGGTCGACGACAAGTGGGCGCTGAACAACCCCTGCTATTTCTGTATCAAATGCTACTACCTCCTGCACTACAAGGAGGACAACACGCTGCTGTATCAGCACACTGTATATGATTTCATCCAAGAGTAa
- the LOC120709022 gene encoding uncharacterized protein LOC120709022 has protein sequence MATPAAAALSCSCRPSPSCSSAAPRRASVAPVNGAHSHRRRRRRLRLAPLHVVDDSKEVQVETNAAADLPEERSRTDKMVDGMDFGQLCNDFECISSPYVESTARQLARDILELREDNRAFNCYAVSVKYKDPLRTFVGREKYKRPLWITKALENPVVTVQEMSMQSTSNLTIKWAFRGKPKNPFFATIGGDVIVRVESQFVLNQISGQVLEQVDSWDLSASSLPAQTYFWLSRRVYSTVQSGKDTIEAAKSTASKLSTKEDQNLEAYPDPSGDPTKFFQRPDDGFNQDVYQIGLLLAVIYFVVQFLKTVL, from the exons ATGgccaccccagccgccgccgcgctctcctGCTCCTGCCGCCCCTCGCCCTcatgctcctccgccgcgccccgccgggcGAGCGTCGCGCCCGTCAACGGCGCCCATtctcatcgccgccgccgccgccgccttcgtctCGCGCCGTTGCACG TTGTCGACGACTCGAAGGAGGTGCAGGTGGAGAcgaacgccgccgccgatctTCCCGAGGAGAGGTCTCGGACGGATAAGATGGTCGACGGCATGGACTTCGGGCAGCTCTGCAACGACTTCGAGTGCATAAGCAGCCCATACGTGGAGTCCACGGCGAGGCAGCTAGCGCGCGATATCCTCGAGCTGCGGGAGGACAACCGGGCATTCAACTGCTATGCTGTCTCCGTCAAATACAAG GATCCGCTCAGGACATTTGTTGGGCGTGAGAAGTACAAGAGGCCATTGTGGATCACCAAGGCATTGGAAAACCCTGTAGTG ACAGTCCAGGAAATGTCAATGCAATCGACAAGTAATCTGACCATCAAGTGGGCGTTTAGAGGGAAGCCTAAGAATCCATTCTTTGCAACCATTGGAGGAGATGTCATTGTCCGTGTTGAATCACAGTTCGTCTTGAACCAGATAAGTGGCCAGGTACTCGAACAGGTTGACTCCTGGGACCTCTCTGCCTCGTCTCTTCCTGCCCAGACCTACTTCTGGTTGTCCAGAAGGGTTTACTCCACTGTTCAGTCCGGGAAGGATACAATCGAAGCTGCTAAGAGCACGGCATCAAAGCTGTCAACAAAGGAAGATCAGAATTTGGAGGCTTATCCAGATCCTTCTGGTGATCCTACAAAG TTCTTTCAAAGGCCAGATGATGGATTCAATCAAGATGTGTACCAGATTGGGCTTTTGCTGGCAGTGATCTACTTCGTTGTACAGTTTTTGAAAACAGTTCTGTGA
- the LOC120709019 gene encoding uncharacterized protein LOC120709019, translating into MTRGKGGPVRAAVDPRYCLVRFMKRKEVLKRKAEALATRCAVDVAVLCTGPGGRGDLDCWPSKEAANEVARRYGALDPAQRAKHTEDHAANVARRLAEERDKLARAREGGVAGALGSWDGSLEAVSEGRLLELLASIEGSLVATKNRALELQAPLAGAADRATLLSVLVHDEGTVDIFVPPRGEADAGGGGLGLGLPPPPSKNPNSPNAEDAGDELQILQPPREADARWMRGLLDGIKKRPQPYNPAAYDTRIESISVGGFMMKLDAYEFMRFDLGMPPPCIAPNPLDDDDGEPLKLWSWGNTMPAS; encoded by the coding sequence ATGACTCGCGGCAAGGGTGGTCCGGTGAGGGCCGCCGTCGACCCCCGCTACTGCCTCGTGAGGTTTATGAAGCGCAAGGAGGTGCTGAAGCGGAAGGCCGAAGCGCTGGCGACGCGCTGCGCCGTCGACGTCGCGGTGCTCTGCACGGGCCCCGGAGGCCGGGGCGACCTGGATTGCTGGCCGTCGAAGGAGGCGGCCAACGAGGTGGCGAGGCGGTACGGCGCGCTCGACCCGGCGCAGCGCGCCAAGCACACGGAGGACCACGCCGCCAACGTCGCGCGCCGGCTCGCGGAAGAGCGCGACAAGCTCGCCAGGGCGCGGGAgggcggcgtggccggcgcGCTCGGGTCGTGGGACGGCTCGCTCGAGGCCGTGTCCGAGGGGAGGCTCCTGGAGCTGCTCGCCTCCATCGAAGGCTCCCTGGTGGCCACGAAAAACAGGGCCCTGGAGCTGcaggcgccgctcgccggcgcggccgatCGCGCCACGTTGTTGTCGGTTCTCGTGCACGATGAGGGCACCGTGGACATCTTTGTGCCGCCGCGGGGCGAAGCCGATGCCGGTGGCGGAgggctcgggctcgggctccCCCCACCTCCTAGTAAAAACCCCAATTCGCCCAATGCCGAGGATGCCGGGGACGAGCTGCAGATACTCCAGCCGCCACGCGAAGCCGACGCCAGGTGGATGCGGGGTCTTCTTGATGGTATCAAGAAAAGGCCCCAGCCGTACAACCCCGCGGCGTACGACACCCGGATCGAGAGCATCAGCGTGGGTGGGTTCATGATGAAGCTCGACGCCTACGAGTTCATGCGCTTCGACCTCGGGATGCCTCCGCCGTGCATTGCGCCCAATCCtctggacgacgacgacggcgagccacTAAAGCTCTGGTCATGGGGCAACACCATGCCAGCCTCCTAA
- the LOC120709027 gene encoding thioredoxin F, chloroplastic-like codes for MALRLSISSSHGPASSPAISTCRPAGCGRFPALLGGSAASQKRSLTVMTGSEMREMTPVRSSSLETTSVGAEAVTGQVTEVSKDTFWPIVKAAGDKIVVLDMYTQWCGPCKVMAPKFQEMSEKNLDVVFLKLDCNQDNKPLAKELGIKVVPTFKILKDGKVVKEVTGAKIDELARALETVKSS; via the exons ATGGCGTTACGCCTCTCCATCTCCTCGTCTCACGGgccggcctcctcgccggccatCTCCacatgccggccggccgggtgcGGGCGCTTCCCAGCCTTGCTTGGTGGCTCGGCAGCGTCCCAGAAGAGGAGCCTAACGGTGATGACAGGCTCTGAGATGAGGGAAATGACCCCCGTGAGGTCGAGCAGCTTGGAGACGACGTCGGTGGGAGCTGAGGCAGTTACCGGACAGGTCACGGAGGTGAGCAAGGATACCTTCTGGCCAATCGTCAAGGCAGCAGGAGACAAGATTGTCGTCCTCGACATGTACACTCAATG GTGCGGCCCTTGCAAGGTGATGGCACCAAAATTCCAGGAGATGTCTGAGAAGAACCTCGATGTTGTTTTCCTTAAGCTCGATTGCAACCAGGACAACAAG CCTCTTGCAAAAGAGCTTGGCATAAAGGTTGTGCCAACATTCAAGATTCTCAAGGATGGGAAGGTTGTCAAGGAGGTCACTGGTGCCAAGATCGATGAATTAGCTCGTGCCCTCGAGACAGTGAAGTCAAGCTGA
- the LOC120709025 gene encoding putative pentatricopeptide repeat-containing protein At5g37570, with the protein MCAMAARPRHLAPLDRIARGALPSDHPPPPPAALHALLLRSQAAAAEPALVRSLMNRAISHLSKPRPRAALGLLLLMPRLPVSPDHFTLPFALNAAASLRVLPLGASLHAVAIRLGLLPLRLPVANALVDLYAKCEDFPAAHAALADIPAPDAVSFNSLLCAHARNASVASAESLFTAMPSRTHVSWNAMVVVYVNANDLVSARRVFDEMPIRDMTSWTVLIVGYCKRGLVQNARELFDKMPEKNLVAWAAMINGYAQTGQPKAVLALFRKLESAGFEPDAATMVGVISAVAQIGSTELAGWVGAYVDRKKIERNVKILTALVDMHAKCGNVEQALSAFREIAQPDAYPYTALISGLATHGHAKLALQVFERMQAQTVLPDPITFVGVLTACSHAGLVDKGLEYWEAMVRDYGIERRADHYACVVDMLGRAGRIEEAFEMVETMPMGPHPGALGALLSACKTYDNVEIAEIVAKKLFDLEPGNTGNYILLSNIYAGKELWEEAERVRSLMRTKLPFKNPGSTWVEDRQREHAKMSLNG; encoded by the coding sequence ATGTGCGCCATGGCGGCCCGGCCCAGACACCTGGCGCCCCTCGACCGCATCGCCCGGGGCGCGCTCCCCTCcgaccacccgccgccgccgcccgccgcgctgcacgccctcctcctccgctcgcaagccgcggccgccgagccCGCTCTCGTCCGCTCGCTCATGAACAGAGCCATCAGCCACCTCTCcaagccgcgcccgcgcgccgcgctcGGCCTGCTCCTCCTCATGCCGCGCCTGCCCGTCTCCCCCGACCACTTCACCCTCCCGTTCGCGCTCAACGCCGCCGCGTCGCTCCGCGTCCTCCCGCTCGGCGCCTCCCTCCACGCCGTCGCCATCCGCCTCGGgctcctccctctccgcctcCCCGTCGCCAATGCGCTCGTCGATCTCTACGCAAAGTGCGAGGACTTCCCCGCCGCGCACGCTGCGCTCGCGGACATCCCCGCTCCCGACGCAGTCTCCTTCAACTCCCTTCTCTGCGCGCACGCCCGCAACGCCTCCGTGGCTTCCGCCGAGTCCCTCTTCACCGCCATGCCCAGCAGAACCCATGTCTCCTGGAACGCCATGGTGGTCGTCTACGTCAATGCTAATGACCTCGTATCTGCTCGCCGTGTGTTTGATGAAATGCCTATAAGAGACATGACCTCGTGGACGGTGCTGATTGTTGGGTACTGTAAGCGCGGGTTGGTCCAGAATGCGCGCGAGCTGTTTGATAAAATGCCGGAAAAGAATCTTGTGGCTTGGGCCGCAATGATTAATGGTTATGCACAGACTGGGCAGCCAAAGGCGGTACTTGCTTTGTTTAGGAAATTGGAGTCTGCTGGGTTTGAGCCTGATGCAGCCACAATGGTTGGGGTTATTTCTGCAGTTGCACAGATAGGCAGCACGGAGTTGGCTGGGTGGGTCGGAGCTTATGTTGACAGGAAGAAGATTGAAAGGAATGTTAAGATTCTTACAGCATTAGTAGATATGCATGCCAAGTGTGGCAATGTTGAGCAGGCACTGAGTGCTTTTAGGGAGATTGCACAGCCTGATGCCTATCCATACACAGCATTGATTAGTGGGCTGGCAACTCATGGGCATGCAAAGCTGGCACTCCAAGTGTTCGAAAGGATGCAGGCTCAGACCGTCTTGCCGGACCCTATCACTTTTGTTGGTGTGCTTACTGCATGCAGCCATGCGGGGCTTGTCGATAAGGGACTGGAGTATTGGGAGGCAATGGTGCGGGATTATGGAATTGAGCGCCGTGCGGATCACTATGCCTGTGTCGTAGACATGCTCGGGCGAGCAGGGAGGATTGAGGAGGCATTCGAGATGGTTGAAACAATGCCAATGGGGCCACATCCAGGGGCTCTTGGTGCACTGCTGAGTGCCTGCAAGACATATGACAATGTTGAGATCGCAGAAATTGTTGCAAAAAAGCTTTTTGATTTGGAACCTGGTAACACTGGGAACTATATACTGCTTTCAAATATATATGCTGGGAAAGAACTGTGGGAGGAGGCAGAAAGAGTCAGATCTCTAATGAGAACAAAACTGCCGTTTAAAAATCCAGGATCCACTTGGGTTGAGGATCGACAGAGGGAGCATGCCAAGATGTCCCTTAACGGCTGA